TGAGTGACTATTtgcagtttacagtctagctgaGCTCATTTCAGTCGATGTTTATTTGCCTACTACAATGCTGTAATGCCTTTTGTAAGGAGAGggcatattatatattttttataattacGTATTTGGATTGAGCCCATCAATCGTTGGTTTGTTGTTTGACTTTTCTCAGGCATACCGCTGCACCCTGACCTTTTTAAAGGATCAATCTGGGATTGGGATACATCCTGCTGGAACACGGACATCCTGGATGAGGTAAAACAATGCTTTCAGATCAGATGAAAAATATTGACCATTTAGATTTTAAATATATTCATCATATCGACCATTAGATATTGTCCttgatgttatttaaaaaaaagaatgaaATCATTATTGATGATCTGATACAGAAAACAATTATCCCTATACCAGATTAGGTTTTCATGTCATTACACTATCTTTATGTGATAGAGATGAATGGCTTTCTATCTTAGATTGCGTGTTGGAGGTTGATGCACTATTTTTGTGATTGAGATAGAGTTTAGCATTTTTAGCATTTTAACCTCAGTGTGTAATGTATGTTGTGTGTTGGATTGCACATTAGTGATGTGTGTGCTCGTGCGTGCATgcatttgtgtgcgtgtgtatgcatgtgtgcgtCCATGCGTACATGTGTATGTTTAACGTTAgtattctgtgtgttgtgttgacagtagtgagTAGTGATGAGTGACAGGGAGGCAGTCCAAGCCCATGTCCTTCTGTCATCACAGGGCCACCAGACAGCCCTCCACCGAGCAGCCATGGTGGGGAACAGTGATATCATAGACGGACTCATCAAGGGAGGCTGCGCTCTAGACCTACAGGACAAGGTGAGGGAGAGAAATGTCTCTGAATCTGGATCTGTcccaatacagttgaagtcggaagtttacatacaccttagccaaatacatattaactcagtttttcacaatttctgacatttaatagtaaagattccctgttttaggtcagctaggatcaccactttattttaagaatatgaaatgtcgaGAGAATGTAGAGAGAATAacgtatttcagcttttatttatttcatttatttatttcatcacattcccagtgagtcagaagtttacatacactcaatttgtatttggtagcattgcctttaaattgtttaacttgggtcaaagttttcaggtagccttccacaagcttcccacaataaattgggtgaattttggcccattcctcctgacagagctggtgtaactgagtcaggtttgtaggcatctttgttcgcacacactttttcagttctacccacaaattttctatgggattgaggtcagggctttgtgatggttaatccaataccttgactttgttgtccttaattaagccattttgccacaactttggaagtatgcttggggtcattgtccatttggaagacccatttgcgaccaagctttaacttcctgactgatgtcttgagatgttgcttcaatatatccacataattttcctgcctcttgatgccatctattttgtgaagtgcaccagtccctcttgcagcaaagcactcccacaacatgatgctgccacccccatgcttcacggtcggGATGGTGTTGTTCggatttttcctccaaacataacgatggtcattatgttcaaaaagttctatttttgtttcatcagaccaaagcatatttctccaaaaagtatgatctttgtccccatgtgcagttgcaaacagtagtctggcttttttatggcggttttggagcagtggcttcttccttgctgagcggcctttcaggttatgttgatatatgacttgttttactgtggatatagatacttatgtacctgtttcctccaccatcttcaacaaggtcctttgctgttgttctgggattgatttgcacttttcgcaccaaagcacgttcatctttaggagacagaacgcgtctccttcctcagcggtatgacagatgcatggtcccatggtgtttatacttgtgtactattgtttgtacagatgaatgtggtaccttcagatgtttagaaatggctcccaaggatgaaccagacttgtggaggtctacaattttttctgaggtcttggctgatttcttttgattttcccatgatgtcaagcaaagagacactgagtttgaaggtaggttttgaaatacatccacagctacaactccaattaactcaaatgatgtcaattagcctaacagaagcttctacagccctgacatcattttctggaattttccaagctgtttaaaggcacagtcaacatagtgtatgtaaacttctgacccactggaattgtgatacagtgaattataagtgaactaatctgtctgtaaacaattgttggaaaaagtacttgtgtcatgcacaaagtagatttcttaaccgacttgccaaaactatagtttgttaacaagaaatttgtggaatggttgaaaaacgagttttaatgactccaacttaagtgtatgtaaacttcaatcACCTTCAaatgtatatagtgcattcggaaagtattcagactctttgactttacacattttgttatgttacagccttattctaaaatggaataaattCCCACTTTCCctcttaatctacacacaataacccataatgacaaaggtttttagaaatttgtgcaAATGTACAGTAAAAcgtgtttacataagtattcagaccctttgcaatgagactggaaattgagctccggtgcatcctgcttccattggtcattcttgagatgtttttacaacttgattggagtccacctgtgtaaaattcaattgattgtacatgatttggaaaggcacacacctgtctatataagttcccacagttgacagtgcatgtcagagcaaaaaccaagccatgaggtcgaagaaattgtctgtagagcaTTGTGTCGAGgcccagatctggggaagggcaccaaaacatttatgcagcattgacggtccccaagaacacagtggcctccaccatttttaaatgaaagaagtttggaaccactaagactcttcctagagctggccgcccggctaaactacgcaatcgggggagaagggccttagtcagggaggtgaccaagaacccaatggtcactctgaaagagctccatagttcttttgtggagatgggagaactttccatcactgcagcactccaccaatcaggcctttatggtagagtggccagacagaagccactcctcagtaaaaggccattcacagccagcttggagtttgccaaaaggcacctaaaggactctcagaccatgagaaacaggattctctggtctgatgaaaccaagattgaactttttggcctgaataccaaatGTCagatctggaagaaacctggcaccatccctacggttaagcatggttgtggcagcgccatgttatggggatgtttttcagaggcaggaactgggagactagtcagaatcgagggaaagctgaacggagcaaatccttgatgaaaacctgctccagagtgctcaggacctcagactggggagaaggttcaccttccaacatgacaacgaccctaagcacacagccaagacaaagcaggggtggcttcgggacaagtcactGAATGTCGTTAAGTGGCCCagcttgaacctgatcaaacatctctggagagacctgaaaataactgtgcagcaatgctccccatccaacctgacagagcttcaaatcaaatcaaattggtcaaatacacatggttagcatcaattaatgcgagtgtagcgaaattatTGTGCTTCTAGAtccaactgtgcagtaatatctaacaagtaatctaacaatttcacaacaactacctgatacacacaagtgtaaaggaatgaataagaatatgtacatataaatatatggatgagtgatggctgaacggcataggcaagatgcagtagatggtatagagtacagtatatacatatgagatgagtaatgtagggtatgtaaacattgtataaagtggcattgtttaaagtgactagtgatacatttattacaaccaattttttattattaatgtggcttgagatttgagtcagtatgttggcagcagccactagtgatggctgtttacagtctgatggccttgagatagaagctatttttcagtctctcggtcccagctttgatgtacctgtactgacctcgccttttggatgatagcggggtgaactggcagtggcttgggtggttgttgtccttgatgatctttttggccttcctgtaacatcaggtggtgtaggtgtcctggagggcaggtagtttgcccccagtgatgcgttgtgcagacctcactaccctcaggagagccttacggttgtgggcggagcagttgccgtaccaggtggtgatacagcccaacaggatgctcttgattgtgcatctgtaaaagtttgtgagtgtttttggtgacaagccgaattacttcagcctcctgaggttgaagaggcgctgctgcgccttcttcaccacgctgtctgtgtgggtggaccttttcagtttgtccgtgatatgTATGCCGAGggacttaaaactttccaccttgtccactacagtcccgtcaatgtgggtagggggggtgctccctctgctgtttcctgaagtccaggatcatctcctttgttttggtgACGTTgcgtgtgaggttattttcctgacaccatactccgagggccctcacctgcTCCCTGTAggctccctgtaggctgtctcggatataaccccacccacattgtcaaagcacagcccccacaccacacagtttcacaccactagagggatatcttcaacaaccaacttaccatcctgagacaaggcccgagtatagcccacaaagatctccgccacggcacaacccaaggggaggcgccaacccagacaggaagatcacgtcagtgactcaacccactcaagtgacgcacccctcctagggacggcatggaagagcaccagtaagccagtgactcagcccctgaaATAGGATCCctactgggatccgatccattgtcctgggtggtggtccaaaacagaggatccgcctcgggaaagtcgtattcctggtcgtaatgttggtaagttgacgttgctcttatatccaatagttcttcccggctgtatgtaataagacttcatatttcctggggtaacagtgtaataaataatacattaaaaaacaaatactgcatagtttcctaagaacgcgaagcgaggcgaccatctctgttggcgccatcctttgagaggatctgcacagaagaatgggagaaactccccaaatacaggtgtgccaaacttgtagcgtcatacccaagaagactcgctgccaaaggtgccttAACAACgtactgactaaagggtctgaatacttatgtaaatgtgatatttcagtgttttaTTGTGAATATATTTGCAAACCATTCttgaaacctgtttttgcttcgtcattatggggtattgtgtgtagattgatgaggaaagaaaaaaatatgtagtcaattttagaattagtaacaaaatgtggagaagtcgaggagtctgaatactttccgaatacactgcaggtccccatgggccctggtcaaatgtattgcactataaagggaatagggcgccacgTGGGACACAGACTCTGAATGGCTCATGAAATGTTGAGGAATCTGAAGCAATGTTACTGAAATGTCACTGAATCTTCAAGTCTGAAGACAATGTCACATTTCCTTTATTTAATGTACAGGAGGGCCAAAAATACAAGCATTCACAACACAGGGAGGAATGTAATGTACCTGAACTGAATTAGCAATCTATATGAGGTCCGGGCATATGAAATAAATTACATTATTAGAAAAACAAATGTTTCACtccttctaatgacagtgctttACGTCTCGCTGTTTCTGATAGGACGGCAACACGGCGCTTCATGAGGTCTCATGGCATGGCTTCCGTCAGTCAGTCAAACTGTTGGTCAAGGCTGGAGCTGACGTTCACGCCAGGAACAAGGTACAGCAATTCAAATGTGAATATGCTAGGTCTAGATCTGTGACCAATGATGGTAAAAATCATTAGGACTGAAATGTTTTTCTGTCTGGTGTCTGACAGGTTTTTCATGCCACTGTCAgagtgtatcccaaatggcatcctattccctatgtagtgcactccttttgaagtagtgcactataatagggtgTCGctggaataaaataaaaaaaatgtgtcacatacaccggataggtgcagtgtTGTTtcacagggtcagtcatagtagtatggcGCCCCTGATTTGGtataatttggtatcttacatgtgtgatttaatgagttagatttttatagtatttttttattatttggcgctctgcattttccctggctattggccaagtgggacgcgactgtcccgcctatcccagagaggttaagtgccttgctcaagggcacatcgacagacttTCCACCTTGACGGCTCGGTTCTGCCACACTAGGCTTTGTGTGTTTGTTCTTAGGCAGGAAACACAGCTCTCCACCTGGCCTGTCAGAATGCCAATACTCAGAGCGCCCACGTGCTGCTGCTGGGAGGCTCCAGACCAGACATCAAGAACAATGTGGGGGACACCTGTTTGCATGTGGCAGCACGCTACAATCACCTGGCCATGATCAAGATTCTGGTGGACTCCTTATGCTCTGTTACGGAGAAAAACCAGGTAGGTCCCAGCTTGATTTATATTGTTACTACAGCTCCTTTCACGTCATTGATTACTTGTTTAGTTTGATGCCACAGTAGAGTTTGTGTCCAGTTAATGAGAGACTGTGTCCAGTCAGTGACTGCTCAACTCTGGGTAGAGGTAACCTTTACATAGATGTAGGATCAGCTTATCCTCCCTAATCCTGGGGGGGTGGGCTCCTTTGACTGCTCTCACACCTATAGTCAACTCTTCCCTGTGCCCagctaggggatagggttagggttagtcaccTGTCTGTTTCCTATACCCAGCTAGGGGACACTGCTCTCCATGTGGCGGCTGCCCTAAACCACAAGAAAACTGTTCAGCTCCTCCTGGAGGCAGGGACTGACGGCAACGCACGAAACAACGTAAGTGGATGCATCTCAAATGCTACTCTATTACCATACAGTGCTGTACTTCTGaccagtgtactatataggggggGTTGCATTTAAAAGGAGCATTGTCAACAGTGCAGGGACGCAACCTTTCAATTAATTGCTGTGTGTTCCAGGCAGGGAAGACTGCCCTGGACAAGGCCAGAGACTACAACCACAAAGACGCGTCACTCCTGCTGGCCAGAGCTCCTCAGGTCAGCATGAGATGTTTCTTTGGACATAGACCAATGACACACTGATCTGATACACATTATGAGCTGATTCTGGCATCAGAACACCTGTTAGTGAACTTACATTTCCCTCCCAAGGGTGACAGTTTATTAAGGAGTATAAAGAGTGCAGATGATTACCCATCGCCTCGACGAGTAGTCAGTAACCAGTCTGTTCTTCATTTTATGCACCTTGGCTGGACTGTGAAGTTTTCTACTCTCCTGTGCTTTGGTCAGGTTCACTGTTTCACTAGAGAAAGGACGGTGAGGAAGAAAAGGGACCGGCTGAAAGCAGAACGCAGAACCCAGTCTGTCACTAGAGAAGAAATTCTGCCCAACAAGGTAAAGGCTGTCTGGGGGTAAAATTAGGTGGTGTATATTGACGGTCAAAAAATGGATGACAGTAGACGGCGGGATGCCAACCCAGTGTTAAATATGATGTTTACATTATTTTTGCCTCTTGAGTTATTGGGTTGGGGTAAAGCAGAAGTCGAACCTTCATGGACCTTTGTGTACAATTGGACAATAAAGTTATCTTCTCCTTCACCTCTGCCTCCTGGCTGTTTCCTTCATCAGGACAGTGGGTACGTGGCTGAGGCGTCTCACGGTATTGAGCGTAGGGCCAGCAGAGCAGGGCTGcctcaccatcatcaccaccgcCTTCACTACAGTAAAACATCAGTCACCCCAACCAGCCCTTACCACAGAAGGAGAAGACATAAGCATTTCAAAGAACAGGTGCTTAGGGGTGTCTCAGGGGATTGGGTTGTGAGGATAAAGACCATTTCTGTTCTCTGCAAGATAATGGACAATGAAGTCTCCTTCTTCCAGGCCTTGGCAGAGGATACTCCGAGAAGAAGAATGAATGGCCATCCCGAACTCCACAGGAAGAGCAGACTGTGTACACATGATGAAGCCCTTCCGCCTCACAATGGCAAAACCTATCAGCTATACACCCTGTACCGCGACAAGGACGGCAATGTCAAACAGGTCAGTCACCACGCTGCAAAATTCCGATCATttccaaaattcccaggttttcgtGAAACCCCAGATAGAATATTCCATTACCAACTTTTTATTTCCTCTTGAAGTAATTGAAATGTTTCAACCCTAGGGGTGGGGTGTTCATAACTgaagtggtagtagtggtacagtacagtagaagtattgttgttgctgttgatATTGGTAATATAAGAGATTTAGAAAGAAACCAATGAAAGAAATCTAAAGAAAATATGTAAAACAAATATCACAATTATACATGATTGTGTCGCCTGGTCAGGCCCCAGCCAATGGCTGCCACTGCAAGCCCCTGATCAAGAGGCTAGAGGGAGAGCTGAACACCACTAAAGAGGAGATGAGGACACAGATGCTGACGGTTCAGGAGCAAGTCTATACTAGGCTTGGGAGGATGGACCGCAAGAGCATACACCAGGCCTGTCTGCTACcagtcaattcaattcaacttTGTTGCACACATGGCTTTTTCTGTCTCATACAGAAAGACAAACTGCAAATACAGCCTGTAAACCTCCACTCGAATTTGTGTGGACATTTGTGTGGAAATGACATGAATGACATACACAGATGTagcatcttaatttgatcactcttttgtggctgagaattttcctgcacggcaggaaatgcaaacatgtcgtgtatttgaggtttgaaaggcttctaaagtttgtcataTCCACTTAAAAATGTCCGACTTGATTTGCTGCaacaacattttttattttttattattttttatcaaCCCCTTTTTATCACCATATTCCCCCTATAATGCGACACTTTTGAATGCTATTTGAGATGCAACCATGAATTCTGTTTAACTGATAGCTGCTGTTCGGCGTTGTGTTGATCAGATCAAAGTGCTGGACATGTTGACCCAGGAGAGGGTGGCAGCAGAGAGGATGGAGTGTCTCTACAGGATGGACCAGACAGCTGCCCAGGGCAGAGAGGAGGCACAGAGGAGACAGGTATGGTACTACATGGCACAACCACACCCTTATATACCTTCTATCCTcatccaaaatggcactctattctctaTACAGTGTactccttttaaccagggcctTATTCACCCTTCGTAATAACGTCTGAAACGTATTCACAACATCTCTAACTAACATCTTCACTAACCCACATCTTCTGAAAATATGACAACATGTATTTCTGGTGTTCATTCACACACCAAGCAGGCAGCAGTCACCCTAACCcctatgtttctctggttgtccACACACCAAGCAGGCAGCAGTCTCCCTAACCcctatgtttctctggttgttcacaCACCAAGCAGGCAGCAGTCACCCTAACCcctatgtttctctggttgttcacaCACCAAGCAGGCAGCAGTCACCCTAACCcctatgtttctctggttgttcacaCACCAAGCAGGCAGCAGTCACCTTAACcctatgtttctctggttgttcacaCAGGAAACAGGCAGCAGTCACCCTAACCcctatgtttctctggttgttcacaCAGAAAACAGTCAGCAGTCACCCTAACCCCTATGTTTCTATGGTTGTCCACACACAAAGCAGGCAGCAGTCACCCTAACCcctatgtttctctggttgtccACACACAAAACAGGCAGCAGTCACCCTAGCCcctatgtttctctggttgtccACACACAAATCAGGCAGCAGTCACCCTAACCcctatgtttctctggttgtccACACACCAAGCAGGCAGCAGTCACCTTAACCcctatgtttctctggttgtccACACACAAAACAAGCAGCAGTCACCCTAACCcctatgtttctctggttgtccACACACAAAACAGGCAGCAGTCATCATATTTtaaagtagaaattgtgcaccatttaaaacatttttaactTAACATTTAAAActttttaatatagaccacacgGAGAATTGACTAAATcagatgtttaatatgaataaAGACATTCAGCATTTTGCCATGTTCCTCCTTTGTGACTTCTAAGATTTCATCCCACTTAATCGCAACATTTCTCCAGGTTTGTAAAGCCCTAGTCATTTTGTTGCTTGGACAAAAGTTATTTCTGAAAATTATTATTTAGTTGATGGGATTAGTGATTAATTTGTCCCTCATTTGTCCCTGAATTCTCATTTTAATGTGTTGAaactattattttttattttgtctcTAAAGAAAAATGTAACATCTAATAGTAAAActatagtgtaaaagcaggtgagctggttgtACTCTTTTTGAACATGTTTTGTGGTGAAGTTTACTTACAATTGTctctccctgttgcacacaacaaacCTCCTTTCCCCCAAAAAGGATTAATGGCTGTTTCGAGGTGAAATCCTCAAccatgttacagtcaaccctgttactttatttggcacttaatagaTTAATATTCGTATTTAACCATTTAACCACTTTAACCAccagaaaaaaaagtttttatgaagttgaacatgtgctctttatgacagaatgttaaaatgaggTGAAATCAAAAGTTACACTACCCAGAAGGCACACAATTTGTGGAATGacccctctatgtctctctgtggtTCAAACCCCAAGCAGGCAGCAGCAACCCAGGAGTTGAAGAGGTGGTGCATGACTCAGATCCAGGATTTGGACCTCCACCTCCCAGCCCACCCCCAGTACTACAAGCTGCTCCCCTCACCGTCTGTGGAGCAGTCTGTGGGGGACAATGGAGACTCAGAGTGCctccccctgctctctgtcttctctggggACAGCAGCAGCTCTCTGGCGAACTACGTCAACCTGCTGTCATGCCCTTCACCCTCGCCTTCAATCACCCACAATGCACCACACAGTCCGGCAATGGAGCAGGGCCAGGGATCGGGCAGGAAGTACTTTGAGCTGAAGCTGGACAGATCACCAGGTGGGTGTTAGGAGGAGCATGAAATGAAAATGAGACATGAGAAGGTGGTTCCAGAAATCAAGTcacaatcaacaaca
This sequence is a window from Oncorhynchus gorbuscha isolate QuinsamMale2020 ecotype Even-year linkage group LG17, OgorEven_v1.0, whole genome shotgun sequence. Protein-coding genes within it:
- the ankrd6a gene encoding ankyrin repeat domain-containing protein 6 isoform X1, whose protein sequence is MSDREAVQAHVLLSSQGHQTALHRAAMVGNSDIIDGLIKGGCALDLQDKDGNTALHEVSWHGFRQSVKLLVKAGADVHARNKAGNTALHLACQNANTQSAHVLLLGGSRPDIKNNVGDTCLHVAARYNHLAMIKILVDSLCSVTEKNQLGDTALHVAAALNHKKTVQLLLEAGTDGNARNNAGKTALDKARDYNHKDASLLLARAPQVHCFTRERTVRKKRDRLKAERRTQSVTREEILPNKDSGYVAEASHGIERRASRAGLPHHHHHRLHYSKTSVTPTSPYHRRRRHKHFKEQALAEDTPRRRMNGHPELHRKSRLCTHDEALPPHNGKTYQLYTLYRDKDGNVKQAPANGCHCKPLIKRLEGELNTTKEEMRTQMLTVQEQVYTRLGRMDRKSIHQIKVLDMLTQERVAAERMECLYRMDQTAAQGREEAQRRQQAAATQELKRWCMTQIQDLDLHLPAHPQYYKLLPSPSVEQSVGDNGDSECLPLLSVFSGDSSSSLANYVNLLSCPSPSPSITHNAPHSPAMEQGQGSGRKYFELKLDRSPDDDQNTTLLPLLAHRHHTGILLSSTATRCQHPELLDNHIPGLIWDGCSSSSQSPTSNRKQGRGQDSHGWHHKKHLRDRIRTRGLMRPPSVGTRTLEFFMDRPHEPTFSQERNNLHAMEVTQRFFETVSTQLECWYERKIQDAKRQAELRAQQDRAELLQRIRSLEEELEQLRMTNGSTDS
- the ankrd6a gene encoding ankyrin repeat domain-containing protein 6 isoform X2 translates to MSDREAVQAHVLLSSQGHQTALHRAAMVGNSDIIDGLIKGGCALDLQDKDGNTALHEVSWHGFRQSVKLLVKAGADVHARNKAGNTALHLACQNANTQSAHVLLLGGSRPDIKNNVGDTCLHVAARYNHLAMIKILVDSLCSVTEKNQLGDTALHVAAALNHKKTVQLLLEAGTDGNARNNAGKTALDKARDYNHKDASLLLARAPQVHCFTRERTVRKKRDRLKAERRTQSVTREEILPNKDSGYVAEASHGIERRASRAGLPHHHHHRLHYSKTSVTPTSPYHRRRRHKHFKEQALAEDTPRRRMNGHPELHRKSRLCTHDEALPPHNGKTYQLYTLYRDKDGNVKQAPANGCHCKPLIKRLEGELNTTKEEMRTQMLTVQEQVYTRLGRMDRKSIHQIKVLDMLTQERVAAERMECLYRMDQTAAQGREEAQRRQAAATQELKRWCMTQIQDLDLHLPAHPQYYKLLPSPSVEQSVGDNGDSECLPLLSVFSGDSSSSLANYVNLLSCPSPSPSITHNAPHSPAMEQGQGSGRKYFELKLDRSPDDDQNTTLLPLLAHRHHTGILLSSTATRCQHPELLDNHIPGLIWDGCSSSSQSPTSNRKQGRGQDSHGWHHKKHLRDRIRTRGLMRPPSVGTRTLEFFMDRPHEPTFSQERNNLHAMEVTQRFFETVSTQLECWYERKIQDAKRQAELRAQQDRAELLQRIRSLEEELEQLRMTNGSTDS
- the ankrd6a gene encoding ankyrin repeat domain-containing protein 6 isoform X3; translation: MVGNSDIIDGLIKGGCALDLQDKDGNTALHEVSWHGFRQSVKLLVKAGADVHARNKAGNTALHLACQNANTQSAHVLLLGGSRPDIKNNVGDTCLHVAARYNHLAMIKILVDSLCSVTEKNQLGDTALHVAAALNHKKTVQLLLEAGTDGNARNNAGKTALDKARDYNHKDASLLLARAPQVHCFTRERTVRKKRDRLKAERRTQSVTREEILPNKDSGYVAEASHGIERRASRAGLPHHHHHRLHYSKTSVTPTSPYHRRRRHKHFKEQALAEDTPRRRMNGHPELHRKSRLCTHDEALPPHNGKTYQLYTLYRDKDGNVKQAPANGCHCKPLIKRLEGELNTTKEEMRTQMLTVQEQVYTRLGRMDRKSIHQIKVLDMLTQERVAAERMECLYRMDQTAAQGREEAQRRQQAAATQELKRWCMTQIQDLDLHLPAHPQYYKLLPSPSVEQSVGDNGDSECLPLLSVFSGDSSSSLANYVNLLSCPSPSPSITHNAPHSPAMEQGQGSGRKYFELKLDRSPDDDQNTTLLPLLAHRHHTGILLSSTATRCQHPELLDNHIPGLIWDGCSSSSQSPTSNRKQGRGQDSHGWHHKKHLRDRIRTRGLMRPPSVGTRTLEFFMDRPHEPTFSQERNNLHAMEVTQRFFETVSTQLECWYERKIQDAKRQAELRAQQDRAELLQRIRSLEEELEQLRMTNGSTDS